The genomic interval AGGCGGCGGTTCTGAATGCCCCCAGCAGCATGATCAGCTTTGCTTGTGGCTTCAGGCTAGGGGCGGCGGGCGGGTGCGGTCGCGAGTAGCGGGTACTCGTCTTTTTCCGCCTTTGACCTGCGGCGATACCTGCCCCTACGCGGAAACGGGAGCCCACTACTGAAGTGTTGCCCCCTTGAACGCGGACAGGGCGGAGCCTAACGTTGGAGCATACGAAAGGTGCGTGACCGGCATGGAAATCTACATGTGGTGGCTGGATCTGGACCTGCAAACCAAGGAATGGCTGAGGGAAAACCTCCGTGCGGCGGAACTGCCGCTGCCGGTGCTACAGGGCATCGCCGAAGCCGGCGGGCCGCATCCGGGTACCCCGGTGGCTGTCCTCACCGAAGCCGACTGGGATTTCATCGAGACGCAGTCCGAATTCGTCGACTGACCGGACGCCCCTGGCGCCGCCTGCACGGCAACGCCGGACCAGTTCACCCGGAGCAGTCCCCTCGGACCAGTCCACATAGCGAAGAAAAGCGTTGCGGCCCTCCGGCCGGGGGTGGTTGCATGGGTGCATGGCAACCGCAGAGAACTTTGTCTTAGCGATCGGGACCAAAAAAGGCCTCTGGCTGGCCACCAGCCAGGACCGGAAGCAATGGTCCTTCTCCGGCCCGCATTTCCTGATGAGCGAAATCCCCAGCATCGGGATCGACACACGGGACGGCCGTACCCGGATCATGGTGGGCGTCAGGTCCGAGCACTGGGGCCCTACTGTGGCCCATTCCGATGACCTCGGCGCCACCTGGACCGAACCTGAACAGGGCGCCATCACGTTCCCCGAAGACACCGGCGCGGCCGTGGAGCGCATCTGGCAGATCTACCCGGACGCAGAGTCGCGGCCAGGGGTGGTCTGGGCCGGTGCCGAACCGATTTCGGTCTGGAAATCCACCGATGGCGGCGAGCATTTCGAACTCAACCGCGGGCTATGGGACCACCCTCACCGCAGCGACTGGGGTGCGGGCTACGGCGGCGCCGCCGCCCACTCCATCGTGGTGAATCCGGCCGGGGACAACGTCCACGTCGCCATGAGCACCGGCGGTGTGTACCGCTCGCTCGACGGCGGTGAGTCCTGGGAGCCCCGCAACAAGGGTATTTCGGCCTACTTCATGCCGGACCCCAATCCTGAGTTCGGCCAGTGCGTCCACAAGATCGCGGCGGATGCCGCCGTGGAAGGACGGCTGTACGCGCAGAACCATCACGGCGTCTACCGCACGGATGACAACGGCGAAAACTGGAACTCCATCGCCGAGGGACTTCCGGCCGATTTCGGTTTTGTGATGCTGACGCACCCTCGCCGGGAAGGAACCGCCTGGGTTGTGCCGCTCAAGGCCGACGGCGAGCGGATCCCGCCCGACGGGAAGCTTGCCGTGCACCGAACGGACGATGCCGGGGCCAGCTGGAAGCGCCTGGATACGGGCCTGCCCAAGGGGGAGTACAACAGCGTCCTCCGCGACGCCGCGGGCGTGGATTCATCCGAGCCGGCCGGCGTCTACTTCGGAACACGCGGCGGCACGGTGTACGCCAGCGCGGATGAAGGGGAGACATTTGCTGAGGTTGTCAGCCATCTCCCCGACGTCCTGTGTGTCCGCGCCGCCGTAGTCTCTACGGCTGGATTGCCGGTTCCGGAAACGGCAGCGGCCCGCGGTGCCTGACATCAGCGTGGTACTACCCAGCATCCTCCAGCCGCTGGCCGGCGGCCAGTCCATCCTGACTGCGCCCGCCGACGGGACGGTGACGGTGGGAAGCCTGCTGGATTCGGTGACCGGGGATTACCCGGTGCTGGCCAGGCGGCTGCGGGACGAAACCGGGGCGCTTCGCCGGTACGTGAATATTTACGTTGCCGGTGACGAGGTGCGCCGGCTCCAGGGCCTGGAAACCGAGGTGTCGCCCGGCCAGGAGGTACTGGTTATCCAGTCGGTGGCCGGAGGTTAGGGCCGAAGTATCTCTCGGGCGGTCCGGCGGGCAGTCCTGACTGACTGCGCCCGCCGTCGTCGTCGTGCAAGACTCCGGAGTACAAGATTCAAGGGTGCAAAATTTCGCAAGTGGTGCTGCGCCAGCGGCCCAACACGCGGTCAAGCAATCCGCCAGACGGTGCATTCGTCCGTATTGATCGCTTTCCGCGAGCCGGTGTGATGGTCCATGATCCAGACAACGCCGATTCCCGGTGCTGTCTCCTGGACCCGGCCACGGCGGATGACCACGTCGTCGTAGCTGGGGCCTACGGAGAGGCGGGCCTCGATTTCATCGCCGCGGTGGAGCTGGTCCAGGGCGCGGACTCTTGTTACATGGGCTTTGGCTTCCTTCAACATGGGGGCCTCCTGGCTGGAGCTGGTGCCTGCGCTTGCCGGCACTTCCAGTGTGGCGGGGCAATGTTGCGCCCTGGTTTCCTCAACGTTAGGGGCGGGTTAGTTCTCCGCGATCGGTACGTTTCCGCCGGGACCACAGGCTTCGGCGAATCCCACACGTCAAACCCCGCTGCGGCCTTCAGTTGGGCATCGTGCCAGCTCAGGCCTACCGCCGGCGGGCCTCCCGGGCAAGAATGGGCACTATGCAACTTCCCGTGATGCCTCCCGTCCCGCCCATGCTCGCCAAGGCCGTCAGCGGAATGCCCGACGGGGCCCTCAGCTATGAGCCCAAATGGGACGGGTTCCGGTCCATCATTTTCCGCGACGGCGATGAGCTGGAGATCGGCAGCCGCAACGAAAAGCCCATGACCAGGTATTTTCCTGAGCTCGTGGAAGCCCTGAAGGAAAACCTGCCGCCCCGCTGTGTGCTGGACGGCGAGATTGTCCTGGTGGGGGCATCCGGTGACCGGCTGGATTTCGATGCGCTGCAGCAGCGGATCCATCCCGCCGCCAGCCGCGTCAAGCTCCTCGCCGAACAGACCCCCGCCATGTTTGTGGCCTTTGACCTGCTGGCCCTGGGCGACGACGACTACACCGGCCGGCCCTTCGCCGAGCGGCGGGCAGCGCTGGAAAAGGCACTCGCAGGCAGCAAGGCTCCCGTCCACCTCACGGCGGCAACCCAGGACAAGGCCACCGCCGAGCAATGGTTCCAGCAGTTCGAAGGTGCAGGCCTGGACGGGATTGTGGCCAAGCCGCTGGAGGGGAGCTACCAGCCGGACAAACGCGTGATGTTCAAGATCAAACACGAACGTACGGCCGATTGTGTGGTGGCCGGCTACCGCGTGCACAAGAGCGGACCGGACGCGATCGGCTCGTTGCTGCTGGGCCTGTACAAGGACGACGGCGGCCTGGCCAGCGTGGGTGTGATTGGGGCCTTCCCCATGAAGCGCCGGCAGGAGCTGTTCGAGGAACTCCAGACTTTGGTCACGGACTTCGACGGGCACCCGTGGGCGTGGGCCAAGCAGGCGGACGGCGAACGGACCCCGCGCAACGCGGAAGGCAGCCGCTGGAGCGCCGGCAAGGACCTGTCCTTTGTGCCCCTCCGGCCCGAACTGGTGGTCGAGGTCAGGTACGACCACATGGAAGGTGAGCGCTTCCGCCACACCGCCCAGTTCAACCGCTGGCGGCCGGACCGGGACCCCGAATCCTGCACTTACGCCCAGCTGGAGGAGCCGGTGAACTTTGACCTGGCGTCGGTGCTGGAGACCGGGCGGCCCTAGCAGCCCCGGCCACCCGCCGTCGTACTTTTTGCTGGCGGAATAGACCACTTTTCAACGGGGAAAGCCCGCCATTTGGGGGGATGGCGGGCTTTCCGGTCTCAAAATTGGGCTAGTGCGTTACTTCAGGCCGAGCTGCTTGGTGGGGACGTTGAACGTCTCCTTGGCCGTCAGGGCGGAGATGGCCGAGATGCCGCAGATGACGGCGGTGAAGATGCTGATCTGGACCCAGCCGCCGGGCTTGATGCCGCCCATCGCTGCCACAACGGCCGGGGCGAACCCTGCCATCAGGAAGCCCAGCTGGGTGCCGATCGCCAGGCCGGAGAAACGGACCTTGGTGCTGAACATTTCGGCGTAGAAGGACGGCCAGACCGCGTTGGAGGCCGCGTAGCCACAGGAGAAGAAGCCGATGGCCGCGAGGAACATCAGCGGGACGCTGCCGGATTCCAGGCTGAGCAGGAACACCGGGGTCAGGATGGCGCTGGCCACGGCACCGTAGATGAAGACGGGTTTGCGTCCGATCTTGTCTGCGAGCATGCCGAAGAGCGGCTGGGTGCCCAAAGCGACCAGGTTGGCTCCGACGACCAGCCAGAGTGTGGTGGTGCCGTCAACGCCGGCGACGGTCTTGGCGTAGCTGATGGCAAGGGTGCCGAACACGGTGGAGACGGCGGCGATGAAGGCACAGCAGACTACGCGGAGCACGTCGCGCCAGTGGTCCTTGAGGAGATCGGCGACCGGCAGCTTGGAGATCTGGGCGGTTTTCTGGGCTTCCTCGAAGGCGGGCGGTTCGTGCAGCGTGCGCCGGATGAAGAACGCAACAAGGACGACGACGGCGCTGAGCCAGAACGGGATGCGCCAGCCGATGCCGAACTTGATCTCGTCCGGGAGGGCGAGGACGGGGATGAAGACGAGGGCGGCGAGGATCTGGCCGCCCTGGGTTCCGGTGAGGGTCCACGAGGTGAAGAAGGAGCGGCGGTTGTCCGGTGCGTGCTCAAGCGTCATGGATGAGGCGCCGGCCTGCTCGCCTGCGGCGGAGAGGCCCTGGCAAAGCCGCGCCAGCACCAGCAGGGCCGGAGCCCACCAGCCCACGGTGTTGAAGTCCGGGAGGCAGCCGATCAGGAACGTTGAGGCGCCCATCAGCAGCAGCGTGAACATCAGGACCTTCCGTCGGCCAACCCGGTCACCGAAGTGGCCCAGGATGACGGCGCCCACCGGCCGTGCCACATAGGCAAAGCCGAAGGTGGCGAAGGACATAACGGCCGCGTTGGCCCCGGCGTCCGGGAAGAACACCGTGGGGAAGATCAGGGCGGCGGCGGAACCGAAGATGAAGAAGTCGTAGTATTCGACGGCGCTGCCCAGGAAGCTGGCGAGGGCTGCCTTCTTTGGCGTCCCGGCCGGGGCAACGGTGCCCGGCCCCGCGGACGGAAGTGTCTGGCTCATGGAGTTCCTTAGATGTGACGACGTTGTCGCGGATGGATCTGGAGGGTCGCAGCCGCAGCTGCCTGTGTGGAGGCCTGGTGCGGTGCGGCTGGAGTCCGTTGAAAGACCCGGACTAGTAGCCACATGGTGGGAGCTACTTGTGCGATACAGCAATGATGGCTGTGAGCACAGTCACTTGTCAAGAAAATAATCACCATCTAGAAATAGTTCCCACGATGTGGCAACATCGACGTATGAGTGTGAATCAAACCACAGTGCCCGACGACCTTGCCGCTGAGCCCAGGGCGCCCAAAGCTGACCGTACGGACATGGTGGGCAAGGCCCTGGGCCTGCTGGTCCTCCTGGGCGACGAGCCGCGCGGCGCCAGCGCCGCGGAGATCTCGCGGCGCGCCGACCTCCCCTTCAGCACCACCTACCGCCTGCTGGGATCCCTGACGCGGGACGGGTTTGTGGACTATGAGCCGGACGGCCGCCGCTACCACCTGGGCCTTCGAATCTTCCAGCTCGGCCAGCGCGTCTCCAACCATCACGGATTTGCCGGCACGGCGCTGCCGGTCCTGCGCCGCGTGACCGAGCGGACGGGGGAGGCCACCATCCTCAGTGTCCGCGACGGCCACCACCACCTCACGGTCAACAAGGTGGACGGCCCGCAGACCTTCCGGGTCACCAGCGATCCCGGGCATCTGGGCGCCCTGCACGCGACGGCCGTGGGCAAGGCGCTGGTGGCTTTTGCCGAGGATTCGGAGCGTGCGGCGCTGCTTGAAGAGCTCGAACTGGAACCCCTCACCGAACGCACCATCACAGACCGGGCCGCGTTCCGTGCGGAGATCGAGAAGGTCCACCGGCAGGGATATGCCGTGATGGACGAGGAGAACGAGAACGGCATGCGCGCCGTGGCTGTGCCGCTGCTTAATTCACAGGGCCACGCGTTCGCCTCCCTGGCCACCGCCGTTCCCGTGTTCCGCCTCAGCATGGAAGCCCTGCTGGCCCATGTGCCCCTGCTGCAGGAAGCCGCGGCAGAACTGGCTGCGCGCTTGCCACAACGGTAAAAAGCCTTGAAATGTTCGTATGTAGAACAAGCGTGCGAGAAGTGAACAAGTGTTGTACTGTAATCCCTATCACCCGACCCGCCGCGGACGCCTTGAGCGCCACCGCCCGCCGGGTTCCGTATCAAAGGAGCTGCCCGGATGAGCAATCGAACTGAGTCCTACCTTGTGGGACTGGTCGGCGACGGCGTTATGCCGTCACTCACTCCCCCCATGCACGAACGCGAAGGCGATATGCAGGGCCTGCGCTACCTCTACCGCCCCATCGACCTGCTGGAGCTCGGACTCTCCGGCGAAGCCGTGGGGGACCTGCTCAAGAGCGCCCGCAGCTTGGGCTTCAATGGCCTGAATATCACCCATCCGTGCAAGCAGCTTGTCCTGGCGCACCTGGACGAGGTCTCGCCGGATGCCCTCAGGCTCGGCGCCGTCAACACGGTGGTCATCGAGGACGGCCGTTTCATCGGGCACAACACCGACTTCTCCGGCTTCGCCGCCGCGCTCGCCTCCGGCCTCCCGGGTGCCCGGCTGGACCGCGTCGTCCAGCTGGGTGCAGGAGGTGCCGGTTCCGCCGTCGCCTATGCCCTGCTCACTGCCGGCGTGAAGGCGCTGGACCTGGTGGACGTGGACCCCGCCCGCTGCGCGGCACGCGCCGCAGAGCTGGCCGGCTTCTTCCCGGGCAGCACCGTCACGGCGCGTACGACGGCGGAGCTGCCGCAGCTGATGCCCCTGGCCGACGGTCTGGTGCACTGCACGCCCGTCGGCATGGCCGCCCACCCGGGCGTCCCGCTGGACCTGGACCTGCTGGAATCCCGGCACTGGGTGGCGGACATCGTCTACCGGCCCATCGAAACGGAACTGGTCCTGGGTGCCCGCGCCAAGGGCTGCGAGGTCCTGGATGGCGGCCGCATGGCCGTGGGCCAGGCGGCTGACTCGTTCCGGATTTTCACGGGACTGGAAGCCAACGCGGAGCGCATGCGCAGCCATTTCCTGGCGCTCGTGGCCAAGGAAGGGGTGGCAGCCTGATGCGCACCGGAATCGCCACGGTATGCCTCTCCGGCACCCTGAAGGAAAAGATGCAGGCCTGCGCCATCGCGGGCTTTGACGGCATTGAAATCTTCGAACCGGACCTGGTCACGTCGCCGCTCACGCCCGAGGACGTCCGTAAGATGGCGGCCGACCTTGGCCTCACGCTGGATCTTTACCAGCCGTTCCGCGACTTCGACAGCGTGTCCGACGACCTCCTGGCCGCTAACCTCCGGCGCGCCGAAGCCAAATTCAAACTCATGGCGCGGCTGGGCATGGACACCATCCTGCTCTGCTCCAACGTGGCCACCGCCAGCATCGACAGCGACGACCTCCGGGTGGAACAGCTCGGCCAGCTGGCCGCCCTGGCGGGGGACCACGGCGTCAGGGTTGCCTACGAGGCCCTGGCCTGGGGCAAGTACGTCAGCGACTACGAGCACGCCCACAAGCTGGTGGAAGCCGTGGACCACCCCAACCTGGGCACCTGCCTGGATTCCTTCCACATCCTGTCCCGCAACTGGGACACCGCCCCCATCGAGGCCTTCAACCCGGACAAGATTTTCTTCGTCCAGGTGGCGGACGCCCCCAAGCTCTCCATGGATGTCCTCTCCTGGAGCCGGCACTACCGGGTCTTCCCGGGCGAGGGCCAGTTCGAGCTCGCCAAGTTCATGGGCCACGTGGTCCGGGCCGGGTACAGCGGTCCGGTGTCGCTGGAGATCTTCAACGACGTCTTCCGCCAGTCGGACGTGGAACGCACCGCCGTCGACGCCATGCGCTCGCTCATCTGGCTGGAGGAACAGAGCGCCAAATGGCTGGACGCTGCTTCCGACGCCGGGACGGGCACCGGCGCTGCTGGCACCCAGGCCCCTGGCCGCCGTCGTTATCCCATGGAACTGGCCACGCTCCCGCAGGTGGCCGAACCGGCGGGCTACAACTTCGCCGAGGTCAGGGCCGCGGACACCCAGGGGCTGGAAACGGTCCTGGGCCAGCTGGGCTTCGAGTTCAACGGCCGACACCGCACCAAGGACGTGCAGCTCTGGAGCATGGGCCACGCCCGGGTGATCATCAACGAGGCCGCACCGGCAGACGGGGACGGCGCAGCGGGGGATGCGTCGCCCGCCATCGCCGCACTGGGGTTCGACGTCGCCTCCCCGGTGATTGCCGCCGCCCGCGCCCAGCAGCTGAGGGCCCCCGCGGTCCCGCGCAAGAGCCAGGCCAACGAGGAGGTGTTCCAGGGCTTCGCCGCCCCGGACTCCACCGAGATCTTCCTGTGCCAGGGCACTTCCGACGGCACCGCAGCGTGGACCGGTGAATTCGGAGAGGGACTGGAAAATCCCACCGCCGGCCCCACCGCTGTGATCGACCACGTCAACCTGGCGCAGCCGTGGCAGCATTTCGACGAGGCCGTCCTCTTCTACACGAGCGCCCTGGCGTTGGAGCCCCAGCCGTTCGCTGAGGTGCCCAGCCCCACCGGCCTGGTCCGTTCGCAGGTCATGGCCACCGGGGACCGCGCCGTGCGGCTGGTGCTGAACCTGGCGCCGCTGAACCAGCAGCGCAAGACCTACCAGGAACACATCGCCTTCGCGGTGGATGACCTGGTAGCCACCGCCAGGGACTGCAGGGCCCGCGGCCTGGAGTTCCTGCAGATCCCGGCGAACTACTACGTGGACCTGGACGCACGCTTCGGGCTGGCACCGGACTTCCTGGCCACGCTGCAGGAGCTGAACCTGCTGTACGACCGGGACGCCGACGGCGAATTCCTCCACTTCTACACGGCCACCGTGGGCAGTGTGTTCTTCGAAATGGTGGAACGCCGCGGCGCCTACGACGGCTACGGCGCCCCCAACGCCCCTGTGCGGCACGCCGTCCAGTACGACCACCTGCAGCACCGGTAAGACAACCACTCAGCAGCAACAACCACCTAGCAGCAACAACCAGAGAAAAGGAGGCCGCAGTGGAGACACAGCAGGATCTCAGTGCAGAGATCAACGCCATGGGCGATGCCTACGCGCGGGCGCTCAAGGACGGCGCCCCGGCCGAAACGCAGCCCCGGCTGGACTACGCGCCCTACCGCAGCAGCATCCTGCGGCACCCCACCAAAAGCCTGCACCACGCGGACCCGGAAACCATCGAGCTGTACTCGCCGGCGTTCGGCCACCAGGACGTGCACGCCCTGGAAGCTGACCTGACCATCCAGCACAACGGCGAACCCCAGGGCGAGCGGATCATCGTGGCCGGCAAGGTCCTGGACGGCGACGGCCGCCCGGTGGCCGGGCAGCTCGTGGAGATCTGGCAGGCCAACGCGTCCGGCCGCTACATCCACAAGCGTGACCAGCACCCGGCGCCGCTGGACCCCAACTTCACCGGCGTGGGCCGCTGCATCACCGGCCCCGACGGCTCGTACCGGTTCACCACCATCAAGCCCGGCGCCTACCCGTGGAAGAACCACGTCAACGCCTGGCGGCCGGCCCACATCCACTTCTCCATGTTCGGCACCGAGTTCACCCAGCGGATCGTCACGCAGATGTACTTCCCCGGCGACCAACTGTTCCCGCTGGACCCCATCTACCAGTCCATCGTGGACCAGGACGCCCGCGACCGGCTCGTGGCCAGCTACGACCACAATCTCACTGAGCCGGAGTGGGCGCTGGGCTACAACTGGGACATTGTCCTGACCGGCTCGAAGCGGACCTGGACCGAAAACGAGGCGCTCGGCGCAGCAGGAGACGAGGAATAACGTGAACACACCCACCCAGCTTGTTCCCACCCCCGGCCAGACCGTCGGCCCGTTCTATGGCTACGCCCTGCCGTTCGTGAAGGACAACGAACTCCTGGCGCCCGGATCGCCCGGCTCCATCCGCCTTCAGGGCACCGTGTATGACGGCGCCGGGGAAACCATCCCGGACGCCATCCTGGAGATCTGGCAGCCCGACGCCGACGGCAGGATCGTGCAGCAGACCGGTTCCCTGGTCCGCGACGGCTACACCTTCACCGGCTGGGGCCGCGCTTCCGTGGGCCACTCCGGCGTCTACACTTTCACCACCGTGAACCCGGGCCCCACCGAGCAGGTCCCCGGAAAACCAGTGGCCGCGCCGTTTATTTCAGTGGCCGTGTTTGCCCGCGGCCTGATGAACCGACTTTTCACCCGCGTGTACCTGCCGGAGAACGGGGAAGCCCTCGCCAAGGACCCGCTGCTGAGCTCCCTGGACCCGGAGCGCCGCCAGACGCTCATTGCCCGCCGCGATCCCGACGGCGGACTCACCTGGGACATCCGCCTGCAGGGCGAGGGCGAAACAGTCTTCCTGGACTTCCAGTGACGGACGCTGCCGGCATGGACGGTACCGGCCACTTCGGAAGCGCGGCCGACGGTGACGTCGGCCTGCTGAGTCCTGTCTCGGCGTCGCCCCTGGTGACGGCGCTGACCGGTGACCGCGCCGTGCTGGCGGCGATCCTCGCTGTTGAGTCCGGCTGGGCCGCCGTGCTGGAGAAGGCGGGCCTGGCGCCTGCCGGTTCCGCCGCCGTCGTGGCCTCCGCCGCCGAGGCGGGACGCTTCGACGCAGCAGACATCGCGCTCCGGGCCCAGGGCGGCGGCAACCCCGTCATTCCGCTGCTGGCAGACCTGCGCAAGCATGTCACCGCGCTCGATGCCGGCCGTGTGGGTGCCTTGAAGGCGGTCCACACCACGCTGACCAGCCAGGACGTGCTGGACACGGCCCTGATGCTGCTCGCGCGCAACACCGTTGAGGCGGTGCTGGCGGATCTGAAATGCACGACGGCGGCGCTCGCCACGTTGGCGGAACAGCATGCGGACACGCTGGGCGTGGGTAGGAGCCTGACCCAGCATTCCCTGCCTTTTACGTTTGGGCTGCGGGCAGCGCAGTGGTTCCACGGGTTGGCCGCCGCAGGCCGGCAGCTGGGCAACGTGCAGTTCCCGGTGCAGTTCGGCGGGGCGGCCGGAACGTTGGCCGCCGGGACCGTGCTGACCGCAGGCTCGGCCACCAGCCCCTTTGACCTGGCCGACTCACTGGCCCGGCAACTGGGCCTGGCCGCAGCACCGGCACCCTGGCACACCAACCGGTTGGCCGTCACGGCGCTCGGCAATTCGCTGGCCTCGGTGCTGGACGCAGCGGGCAAAATCGCCGCGGACGTCCTGTTCCTGAGCCGGCCTGAAGTGGCCGAACTCGCCGAACCGCGCGCCGCCGGCCGGGGCGTCTCCTCGGCCATGCCGCAGAAGCAGAACCCGGTATTGTCGGTCCTCATCCGCAGCGCCGCCCTCCAGTCACCGCAGCTGGTGGCCCAGCTGCACCTGGCCGCGGCCAACTTCAACGACGAACGCCCGGACGCCGCCTGGCACACGGAATGGCCGGCCCTGCGCCAGCTTCTCCGCCTGGCACTCGGCGTGGCCGGACAGCTCCGGGAGCTTGCCGAAGGCCTGCAGGTTTTCCCCGACGCCATGCGCCGCAACCTGGACGTTGCCGGGCCGCTGCTCCTGGCCGAAGGGGTGGGCGCCGCAGTGGCCCCGCTGCTGGCCGAACAGGATGGCCGCAATGGCAAGGAGCAGCTGCAGGCCGTGGTGGACGGGACGCTCCAGACGCCCACCGCCGATCAGGGCGCCACCTACCGGCGGCTGCTCCGCGAGGCCGTCCCGGCGGAGACGCTTTCCGATGGGCAGCTGGCGGAACTCCTGGACCCGGCCGGCTACCTGGGCCAGGCCGCCGAGATCTCCCGGCGCATCCTCGCCGCGTTTCCGGACTTTGCGCTTGTCGCATCGGATTCTTCAGCAGTCACTAATTCAGCACACAACGACGCGAACGGAGCCAACCGTGGCTAAACCGACCCTGAAGGCAGTGCTGCTTTCGCCCCAGCGCCCACTGGGGGACAGGCCCCTGCTCGTCGCCGGACCGTCCCTGGGCACGTCCACCCTCCTGTGGACCGAGGCGGCAACACTGCTCGGCACCGACTACGACGTGGTGGCCTGGGACCTGCCCGGCCACGGCGTCTCACCGGCAGCCACCGAAAGCTTTGACGTGGCCGACCTCGCGGACGCCGTGGTGGACCTGGTGGACACCATCGCCCCCGGCGCCGGCTTCCACTACGCCGGGGTTTCGCTGGGCGGCGCCACCGGCCTCCAGCTGGGCATCAAGCACGGCGATCGCCTCAAGAGCCTGTCCATCCAGTGCACCGGCGCCAAGATCGGCACCCCCGAAGCCTGGTTGGAACGCGCCGAAACCGTGCGCACCCAGGGCACTCCCGTGATGATCCAGGGTTCCGCGCAGCGCTGGTTCGCGCCGGGATTTATGGACCGTGAGCCCGAGCGGAGCAGCAGGCTCCTGCACTCCCTTCGCGACACCGACCGCTTCAGCTACGCCTTCTGCTGCGAAGCCCTGGCAGGCTTCGACGTCCGTGCCGAACTCGGCAGCATCAGCGTCCCCACCCAGGCGGTGGCCGGCGCGGCGGACACTGTTGCGCCGCCGTCGATGGCCCAGGAAACCGTTGACGGGATTACCGCCGGCGGCGGTACGGCGAATGCTGTGACGCTCGAGGGAGTGGCGCACCTGGCCCCCGCCGAGGCCCCCGCCCACGTCGCCGAACTGCTGCGGACCCTCATCACCTGGAGCGAATCCCGCAGGGCAGCCAAGTGAGCGGCGCAGCCCCGAACGGGGGAGAACGGAACGGCGTCGTCCAGCCCGATGCCACCAGCCAGGAGATTTACGACGGCGGCATGGTGGTCCGCCGCGAGGTGCTGGGCGCCGCGCATGTGGACCGGGCCAACGCCAACAAGGACGGGTTCACCGAGGATTTCCAGGACATGATCACGCGGATCGCGTGGGGTGGCATCTGGACCCGGCCGGGCATCTCACGGCAGATGCGCTCGGCCGTGACCATCACCGCGATGGTGGCGCACGGGCACTGGGACGAGCTGGCCATGCATATCCGCGCGGCCCTCACCAACGGCCTGAGCAGGGACGAAATCAAGGAAATCCTGCTGCAGACCGCGATCTACTGCGGCGTTCCCTCCGCGAACACAGCTTTCAAGACCGCACAGCAAGTTTTTAAGGAAATGGACACCAACTCATGAACCAGGCTTTTGTGTACGACGCCGTTCGCACGCCTTTCGGTAAGTTCGGCTCGGGGCTCGCGGCGGTCCGCCCGGATGACCTTGCCGCGCACGTGATCACCGAGTCCGTGAAGCGGGCTCCGGGCCTCGATCCCGAGCGGATCGACGAGGTTGTCTTCGGCAACGCCAACGGCGCCGGCGAGGAGAACCGCAACATCGCCCGGATGGGCACACTGCTGGCCGGGCTGCCGGTGTCGATCCCGGGCACCACGGTGAACCGGCTCTGCGGCTCTTCCCTCGACGCCGCGATCATCGCCTCCCGCCAGATCAACGCCGGCGACGCCGAGCTCATGCTGGTGGGCGGCGCCGAGTCCATGTCCCGGGCTCCCTGGGTCCTGCCCAAAACCGAGAAGCCCTACCCCGCCGGGGACATGACCCTGGCGTCCACCACGCTG from Pseudarthrobacter sp. SSS035 carries:
- a CDS encoding ATP-dependent DNA ligase, giving the protein MQLPVMPPVPPMLAKAVSGMPDGALSYEPKWDGFRSIIFRDGDELEIGSRNEKPMTRYFPELVEALKENLPPRCVLDGEIVLVGASGDRLDFDALQQRIHPAASRVKLLAEQTPAMFVAFDLLALGDDDYTGRPFAERRAALEKALAGSKAPVHLTAATQDKATAEQWFQQFEGAGLDGIVAKPLEGSYQPDKRVMFKIKHERTADCVVAGYRVHKSGPDAIGSLLLGLYKDDGGLASVGVIGAFPMKRRQELFEELQTLVTDFDGHPWAWAKQADGERTPRNAEGSRWSAGKDLSFVPLRPELVVEVRYDHMEGERFRHTAQFNRWRPDRDPESCTYAQLEEPVNFDLASVLETGRP
- a CDS encoding shikimate dehydrogenase codes for the protein MSNRTESYLVGLVGDGVMPSLTPPMHEREGDMQGLRYLYRPIDLLELGLSGEAVGDLLKSARSLGFNGLNITHPCKQLVLAHLDEVSPDALRLGAVNTVVIEDGRFIGHNTDFSGFAAALASGLPGARLDRVVQLGAGGAGSAVAYALLTAGVKALDLVDVDPARCAARAAELAGFFPGSTVTARTTAELPQLMPLADGLVHCTPVGMAAHPGVPLDLDLLESRHWVADIVYRPIETELVLGARAKGCEVLDGGRMAVGQAADSFRIFTGLEANAERMRSHFLALVAKEGVAA
- a CDS encoding MoaD/ThiS family protein; protein product: MPDISVVLPSILQPLAGGQSILTAPADGTVTVGSLLDSVTGDYPVLARRLRDETGALRRYVNIYVAGDEVRRLQGLETEVSPGQEVLVIQSVAGG
- a CDS encoding sialidase family protein, which encodes MATAENFVLAIGTKKGLWLATSQDRKQWSFSGPHFLMSEIPSIGIDTRDGRTRIMVGVRSEHWGPTVAHSDDLGATWTEPEQGAITFPEDTGAAVERIWQIYPDAESRPGVVWAGAEPISVWKSTDGGEHFELNRGLWDHPHRSDWGAGYGGAAAHSIVVNPAGDNVHVAMSTGGVYRSLDGGESWEPRNKGISAYFMPDPNPEFGQCVHKIAADAAVEGRLYAQNHHGVYRTDDNGENWNSIAEGLPADFGFVMLTHPRREGTAWVVPLKADGERIPPDGKLAVHRTDDAGASWKRLDTGLPKGEYNSVLRDAAGVDSSEPAGVYFGTRGGTVYASADEGETFAEVVSHLPDVLCVRAAVVSTAGLPVPETAAARGA
- a CDS encoding MFS transporter, whose amino-acid sequence is MSQTLPSAGPGTVAPAGTPKKAALASFLGSAVEYYDFFIFGSAAALIFPTVFFPDAGANAAVMSFATFGFAYVARPVGAVILGHFGDRVGRRKVLMFTLLLMGASTFLIGCLPDFNTVGWWAPALLVLARLCQGLSAAGEQAGASSMTLEHAPDNRRSFFTSWTLTGTQGGQILAALVFIPVLALPDEIKFGIGWRIPFWLSAVVVLVAFFIRRTLHEPPAFEEAQKTAQISKLPVADLLKDHWRDVLRVVCCAFIAAVSTVFGTLAISYAKTVAGVDGTTTLWLVVGANLVALGTQPLFGMLADKIGRKPVFIYGAVASAILTPVFLLSLESGSVPLMFLAAIGFFSCGYAASNAVWPSFYAEMFSTKVRFSGLAIGTQLGFLMAGFAPAVVAAMGGIKPGGWVQISIFTAVICGISAISALTAKETFNVPTKQLGLK
- a CDS encoding IclR family transcriptional regulator — encoded protein: MSVNQTTVPDDLAAEPRAPKADRTDMVGKALGLLVLLGDEPRGASAAEISRRADLPFSTTYRLLGSLTRDGFVDYEPDGRRYHLGLRIFQLGQRVSNHHGFAGTALPVLRRVTERTGEATILSVRDGHHHLTVNKVDGPQTFRVTSDPGHLGALHATAVGKALVAFAEDSERAALLEELELEPLTERTITDRAAFRAEIEKVHRQGYAVMDEENENGMRAVAVPLLNSQGHAFASLATAVPVFRLSMEALLAHVPLLQEAAAELAARLPQR